The Neobacillus sp. PS3-34 genome has a window encoding:
- a CDS encoding S8 family serine peptidase: MSAIEQAIKDHVDVLNLSLGNEINGPDLPISLALNKAVDKGIVAVAASGNSGPNVWTVGSPGTASKAISVGASTPRLMIPTLIIEGNRESIRLEPMSGSKEWKLDRSIDVADGGLGRKEDLHSVKNKIALIKRGGITFTKKAQNALDAGAKAVLIYNNMNGGFIGTLEKPLGIPVASLPEEIGLLLKGQIEKGNSSVRVNLIEEQDRLATFSSRGPVTGTWEIKPDVVAPGVAINSTIPGGYMFLQGTSMAAPHVAGACALIKQAHPDWTPAEIKAALMNTARPIYKTENAPYRTYEQGAGRIQIMEAVRAESLVMPSSLRFGRFTSSQQGDRHTVLLNIENKSEKTLHYSFRIPEATDGLRWKFPLSFTLKPNERKNVPIVLAVDPNLFKKKIQDGRIELDVDSETVSIPYIYVLNEPNYPRVMGFDFGKGDKPGTYRYEVYLPGGAEQFGIALFDPQNFRFKGFLDSGRNLKKGIVQKEIEVDRLPEEGTYLAKVFAKKAGREDYIETQIRIINREP, encoded by the coding sequence TTGTCGGCGATTGAACAGGCAATCAAGGATCATGTCGATGTATTAAACCTGTCGCTCGGCAACGAGATAAACGGGCCGGACCTGCCAATTAGCCTTGCTCTTAATAAGGCAGTCGATAAAGGAATTGTCGCCGTGGCCGCCTCCGGAAATTCAGGGCCGAATGTGTGGACGGTTGGCTCTCCGGGAACGGCTTCGAAAGCCATTTCAGTGGGGGCGTCTACACCAAGGTTGATGATTCCTACATTAATAATAGAAGGAAACCGGGAATCGATCAGACTGGAGCCGATGTCAGGTTCAAAGGAATGGAAGCTCGACCGATCGATTGATGTAGCTGATGGAGGGCTTGGCAGGAAGGAAGATCTCCATAGTGTTAAAAATAAAATCGCGCTAATAAAGCGCGGGGGGATTACGTTTACAAAAAAGGCACAAAACGCTCTGGATGCAGGAGCGAAGGCAGTCCTTATTTATAACAATATGAATGGCGGTTTTATTGGAACGCTTGAAAAACCGCTGGGAATACCGGTCGCTTCACTTCCGGAGGAAATTGGTTTGCTTTTAAAAGGACAGATAGAAAAAGGCAACAGCTCAGTTCGCGTGAATCTCATCGAAGAACAGGACCGGCTTGCCACTTTCAGTTCGCGCGGACCTGTTACGGGGACATGGGAGATAAAGCCGGATGTGGTCGCGCCTGGAGTGGCAATCAATAGCACCATTCCGGGGGGCTATATGTTTTTGCAGGGAACAAGCATGGCTGCCCCGCATGTTGCAGGTGCATGCGCGCTGATCAAGCAGGCACATCCGGATTGGACGCCTGCAGAAATAAAAGCGGCACTCATGAATACCGCCAGGCCGATTTATAAAACAGAAAATGCTCCATACCGCACGTATGAACAAGGAGCCGGACGCATCCAGATCATGGAGGCTGTGAGAGCGGAATCGCTCGTGATGCCAAGCTCGCTCCGATTCGGCAGGTTTACAAGCTCGCAGCAGGGCGACCGGCACACCGTCCTCTTGAATATCGAAAACAAAAGCGAAAAAACACTTCATTATTCATTTCGGATTCCCGAGGCAACGGATGGCTTGCGGTGGAAATTTCCGCTTTCTTTTACACTTAAGCCAAACGAGAGGAAGAACGTGCCCATCGTGCTGGCGGTCGATCCCAATCTGTTTAAGAAAAAGATCCAGGATGGAAGAATTGAGTTGGATGTCGATTCGGAAACGGTCAGCATTCCTTATATTTATGTACTGAATGAACCTAACTACCCAAGAGTGATGGGCTTTGATTTTGGCAAAGGGGACAAACCGGGGACTTACCGGTATGAGGTTTATCTTCCAGGCGGAGCCGAACAGTTTGGGATTGCTTTGTTTGACCCACAGAATTTTCGTTTTAAAGGATTTCTCGATTCAGGCAGGAACCTGAAAAAGGGAATTGTGCAAAAGGAAATAGAAGTGGACCGGCTTCCAGAGGAGGGGACATATCTGGCGAAGGTATTTGCAAAAAAAGCTGGGAGAGAAGATTATATTGAAACACAAATTCGAATAATAAATCGCGAGCCATAA
- the atpD gene encoding F0F1 ATP synthase subunit beta → MNKGRVLQVMGPVVDVKFESGQLPEIYNALKISTQARNESEVDINLTLEVALHLGDDTVRTIAMASTDGLTRGLEVLDTGAPISVPVGNVTLGRVFNVLGETIDLDTEIEAGARRDSIHREAPTFEQLSTEVEILETGIKVVDLLAPYIKGGKIGLFGGAGVGKTVLIQELINNIAQEHSGISVFAGVGERTREGNDLYHEMTDSGVIKQTAMVFGQMNEPPGARMRVALTGLTMAEYFRDEQGQDVLFFMDNIFRFTQAGSEVSALLGRMPSAVGYQPTLATEMGKLQERITSTNVGSVTSIQAIYVPADDYTDPAPATTFAHLDATTNLERKLSEMGIYPAVDPLASTSRALSPEIVGEEHYSVARQVQQTLQRYKELQDIIAILGMDELSDDDKLVVHRARRIQFFLSQNFHVAEQFTGQPGSYVPVKETVKGFKDILEGKYDHLPEDAFRLVGRIEDVLENAKRMGVEV, encoded by the coding sequence ATGAACAAAGGACGCGTTCTTCAGGTTATGGGTCCAGTTGTTGACGTGAAATTCGAAAGCGGTCAGCTTCCTGAGATCTATAATGCATTAAAAATCAGCACTCAAGCGCGTAATGAGTCAGAAGTTGACATCAACTTAACTCTTGAAGTAGCCCTTCATTTAGGTGATGATACTGTTCGTACCATTGCGATGGCTTCCACTGACGGATTAACCCGTGGATTGGAAGTGCTTGACACTGGTGCACCAATCTCTGTACCGGTTGGTAATGTTACACTTGGCCGTGTATTTAACGTATTAGGTGAAACAATCGACCTTGATACTGAAATCGAAGCTGGCGCACGCCGTGATTCCATTCACCGCGAAGCTCCAACATTCGAACAGCTTTCTACAGAAGTAGAAATTCTTGAAACTGGAATTAAAGTAGTAGACCTTCTTGCTCCATATATTAAAGGTGGTAAAATCGGTCTATTCGGTGGTGCCGGTGTAGGTAAAACCGTTTTAATCCAGGAATTAATCAATAACATCGCTCAAGAGCACAGCGGTATCTCTGTATTCGCTGGCGTTGGTGAGCGTACACGTGAAGGTAATGACCTTTATCACGAAATGACGGATTCAGGCGTTATCAAGCAAACAGCGATGGTATTCGGACAAATGAACGAGCCGCCAGGAGCACGTATGCGTGTTGCCCTGACTGGTTTGACAATGGCTGAATATTTCCGTGATGAGCAAGGACAGGACGTTCTTTTCTTCATGGATAACATCTTCCGTTTCACCCAAGCAGGCTCTGAGGTTTCTGCCCTATTAGGCCGTATGCCTTCTGCGGTAGGTTACCAGCCGACACTTGCAACTGAAATGGGTAAACTTCAAGAGCGTATCACATCTACTAACGTAGGTTCTGTTACCTCTATCCAAGCGATTTATGTACCAGCCGATGACTACACGGATCCGGCTCCAGCTACAACATTCGCTCACTTAGATGCAACAACAAACCTTGAGCGTAAGCTTTCTGAAATGGGTATCTACCCTGCGGTGGATCCACTTGCTTCGACTTCACGTGCATTGTCACCTGAAATCGTTGGCGAAGAGCACTATTCAGTAGCCCGCCAGGTTCAGCAGACATTACAGCGTTACAAAGAATTACAGGATATCATTGCGATTCTTGGTATGGACGAACTTTCAGATGATGACAAGTTAGTCGTACACCGTGCGCGCCGTATCCAATTCTTCTTATCTCAAAACTTCCACGTTGCTGAACAGTTCACTGGACAGCCGGGTTCATATGTACCTGTTAAAGAAACCGTTAAAGGCTTCAAAGATATTCTTGAAGGTAAATATGACCACCTTCCAGAGGATGCTTTCCGTCTTGTAGGACGTATTGAAGACGTTCTTGAGAATGCGAAACGCATGGGCGTAGAGGTCTAA
- a CDS encoding S8 family serine peptidase has protein sequence MKNLALFSVLSLTLSNSIHSQVPSIKVPLIETREINIKIPKIGDGEQIIQRSTGVTVHSEKLSIPPIPEENPDSEQVAIVLLDEPKTDAQIKQMLTEYPDLSLRHIFREALYGFSVKGKPASIEKLEQNKQVIKISPAYSYQAEATDSVSIIGGEEARGYFDSKNQRLTGKGVTVGVIDTGVDYNHPDLRRNYAGGHDLVDGDADPMETQSRDGAPTIHGTHVAGIIAANGKMNGVAPDAKIIAYRALGQEDQALQSKFCRRLNRQSRIMSMY, from the coding sequence ATGAAAAATCTGGCTTTATTTTCAGTGCTATCCCTTACACTCTCTAATTCAATTCATTCGCAAGTACCCTCGATAAAGGTTCCGCTGATTGAAACAAGGGAGATTAATATCAAGATTCCTAAAATCGGCGATGGGGAACAAATCATTCAGCGAAGCACTGGCGTCACTGTGCATAGTGAAAAACTTTCCATTCCACCGATTCCAGAGGAAAACCCTGACAGTGAGCAAGTTGCGATTGTTCTTTTGGATGAGCCGAAAACAGATGCTCAGATTAAACAGATGCTGACGGAGTATCCGGATTTATCACTTAGGCATATCTTTCGTGAAGCACTTTATGGTTTTTCGGTAAAAGGAAAGCCGGCATCTATCGAAAAGCTGGAACAGAATAAGCAGGTCATCAAGATTTCGCCGGCGTATTCCTATCAGGCGGAGGCAACAGACAGTGTGTCAATCATTGGCGGTGAAGAGGCGAGGGGTTATTTTGACAGCAAAAATCAGCGCCTTACCGGCAAAGGGGTAACCGTTGGGGTCATTGATACGGGTGTTGACTATAACCATCCGGACCTGAGGAGAAATTATGCGGGCGGACATGATTTGGTGGATGGCGATGCCGACCCGATGGAAACGCAGAGCAGGGATGGGGCACCAACGATTCATGGTACGCATGTTGCGGGAATTATCGCGGCCAATGGAAAAATGAACGGTGTGGCGCCCGATGCGAAAATTATTGCCTATCGGGCACTCGGCCAGGAGGATCAGGCACTACAGAGCAAATTTTGTCGGCGATTGAACAGGCAATCAAGGATCATGTCGATGTATTAA
- the atpA gene encoding F0F1 ATP synthase subunit alpha — MSIKAEEISALIKKQIENYQSEIQVSDVGTVIQIGDGIARAHGLDNVMAGELIEFSNGVMGMAQNLEENNVGIIILGPYTEIREGDEVRRTGRIMEVPVGEELIGRVVNPLGQPIDGIGPINTTKTRPIEALAPGVMDRKSVHEPLQTGIKAIDALVPIGRGQRELIIGDRQTGKTSVAIDTILNQKGQDMICIYVAIGQKESTVRNAVESLRKHGALDYTIVASASQPAPLLFLAPYAGVTMAEEFMYNGKHVLVVYDDLSKQAAAYRELSLLLRRPPGREAYPGDVFYLHSRLLERAAKLSDAKGAGSITALPFIETQAGDVSAYIPTNVISITDGQIFLQSDLFFSGVRPAINAGLSVSRVGGSAQIKAMKSVSGTLRLDLASYRELEAFAQFGSDLDKATQAKLNRGARTVEVLKQDLNKPLAVEKQVAILYALTRGFLDDIPLQDIRRFESEFLSWLDHNRKELLDHVRTTKVLPSDDDMAAAINDFKKTFAVSE; from the coding sequence ATGAGCATCAAAGCTGAAGAAATTAGTGCGCTGATAAAAAAGCAGATCGAAAACTATCAGTCGGAAATTCAAGTGAGTGATGTAGGTACGGTTATCCAAATTGGTGACGGTATCGCTCGTGCTCATGGCCTCGACAATGTCATGGCTGGAGAGCTTATTGAATTTTCAAACGGCGTTATGGGTATGGCACAAAACCTTGAAGAAAACAACGTCGGTATTATCATTCTTGGACCATATACAGAGATTCGCGAAGGTGACGAAGTTCGCCGTACAGGACGCATCATGGAAGTTCCTGTTGGTGAAGAGTTAATCGGACGCGTGGTAAACCCATTGGGTCAGCCAATTGACGGAATCGGTCCAATCAACACAACAAAAACTCGCCCTATTGAAGCATTAGCTCCTGGCGTTATGGATCGTAAATCCGTTCACGAGCCGCTTCAAACTGGTATCAAAGCGATTGACGCTCTTGTTCCTATCGGACGCGGACAGCGTGAGTTAATCATCGGTGACCGCCAAACTGGTAAAACATCTGTAGCAATCGATACAATCCTTAACCAAAAAGGTCAGGACATGATCTGTATCTATGTTGCCATCGGCCAAAAAGAGTCTACTGTACGTAATGCGGTAGAATCTCTTCGTAAGCACGGTGCTTTAGATTACACAATCGTTGCATCTGCATCCCAGCCAGCTCCATTATTGTTCCTTGCTCCTTATGCAGGTGTAACAATGGCTGAAGAATTCATGTATAACGGCAAGCACGTTTTAGTTGTTTATGATGACTTGTCCAAGCAAGCGGCAGCATACCGCGAACTTTCCTTGCTACTTCGCCGTCCTCCAGGTCGTGAAGCATATCCAGGGGATGTTTTCTACTTGCACTCACGTTTATTAGAGCGTGCTGCGAAATTGAGCGACGCAAAAGGCGCTGGTTCAATCACAGCATTGCCATTTATTGAAACACAAGCTGGGGACGTTTCTGCGTATATCCCAACGAACGTTATTTCCATCACTGATGGCCAAATCTTCTTGCAGTCTGACTTGTTCTTCTCCGGCGTACGTCCGGCGATCAACGCTGGTCTTTCTGTATCCCGTGTAGGTGGTTCAGCGCAAATTAAAGCGATGAAAAGTGTATCAGGTACACTGCGTCTTGACCTTGCTTCCTACCGTGAGCTAGAAGCATTTGCCCAGTTCGGATCTGACCTTGATAAAGCTACTCAAGCTAAACTTAACCGTGGTGCCCGTACTGTTGAAGTCCTTAAACAGGACCTTAACAAACCGCTTGCTGTTGAAAAGCAAGTAGCAATCCTATATGCATTAACTCGCGGTTTCCTTGATGATATCCCATTACAGGATATCCGCCGCTTTGAATCGGAATTCCTTTCTTGGTTAGACCACAACCGCAAAGAGTTGTTAGACCATGTTCGTACAACGAAGGTACTTCCTTCCGATGACGATATGGCTGCTGCAATCAACGACTTCAAAAAGACGTTTGCAGTTTCCGAGTAA
- a CDS encoding LPXTG cell wall anchor domain-containing protein: MTENQTHSGTKGWYFSMLPKTGDSSPIGYYLAGLFIILAGAVMLRAKKVKSE, encoded by the coding sequence ATGACAGAAAATCAAACACATTCGGGCACAAAAGGCTGGTATTTCAGCATGCTGCCAAAAACGGGTGATTCAAGCCCAATCGGTTATTATCTTGCTGGCTTGTTCATTATTTTGGCAGGGGCAGTAATGCTAAGGGCTAAAAAAGTGAAGAGCGAATAA
- the hpaB gene encoding 4-hydroxyphenylacetate 3-monooxygenase, oxygenase component has translation MGTINGKDFIDRLDEMENEIWYDGEKIKGKISEHPAFKGILKSKASLYDLQNDSLLKEEMTFFLPDKKESIGLSYLQPKTKEDLKRRRKMMEHWARCTHGMMGRSPDYMNTAIMSFASSASLLKDRENCFPENIQSLYERAMEQDLSFTHTFITPQVNRSQSYLGFTEHPISAKVIDRNEKGIIIKGARLLATQGGLTDEILVITAPRLFLDPDEAFAFSIPSNTKGLKFICRESFVGGESSFNHPLSSRYEEMDSIVVFDNVLVPWERVFFYDNVDATTDFMTQSSFHTFAYHQVVTRQIVKTEFILGVAQLLVETINVDEYQHIQEKLSEMIIGLETMKALLEKSENDAKIDQWDLMRPCMIPLQIASNIFPRIYPRFSEIIQLIGASGMISLPTERAFESENRAELDQYLQAYSMNAKDRVKIFRLAWDLTMSSFGTRQTQYERYFFGDPIRLSSNLYKNYLKENHVGKISQFLNLKNKE, from the coding sequence ATGGGGACCATTAACGGAAAAGATTTTATTGATCGTTTAGATGAGATGGAAAATGAAATTTGGTATGACGGTGAAAAAATTAAAGGGAAAATTTCTGAGCATCCTGCCTTTAAAGGGATTCTTAAGTCAAAGGCTTCTCTTTATGATTTACAAAATGATTCCCTTCTAAAAGAGGAAATGACTTTCTTTTTACCAGATAAAAAAGAATCTATTGGACTTTCCTATTTGCAGCCAAAAACAAAAGAGGATTTAAAGAGAAGGAGAAAGATGATGGAACATTGGGCGAGATGTACCCATGGAATGATGGGAAGAAGCCCTGACTATATGAACACGGCTATTATGAGTTTTGCCTCTTCTGCCTCCCTATTAAAAGATAGAGAAAATTGTTTTCCTGAAAATATACAATCCCTATATGAAAGGGCGATGGAACAAGACCTCTCGTTTACACATACATTTATTACTCCCCAGGTGAATCGTTCCCAGTCCTATTTGGGATTTACGGAGCATCCTATCTCAGCTAAGGTTATTGATAGAAATGAAAAAGGAATAATCATAAAAGGTGCCCGCCTGCTCGCTACTCAAGGCGGTTTAACGGATGAAATATTAGTTATTACTGCTCCAAGATTATTTCTTGATCCGGATGAAGCGTTCGCCTTTTCCATCCCTTCAAACACGAAAGGATTAAAATTTATTTGCAGAGAATCTTTTGTGGGAGGAGAATCTTCTTTTAATCATCCCCTTAGCTCTAGATATGAAGAAATGGATTCGATCGTTGTCTTTGACAATGTCTTAGTTCCATGGGAGCGAGTATTTTTTTACGATAATGTTGATGCCACTACTGACTTCATGACGCAAAGCTCCTTCCACACCTTCGCATACCATCAAGTTGTGACTAGACAAATAGTAAAAACAGAATTTATTCTCGGTGTTGCTCAACTACTTGTCGAGACCATAAATGTTGATGAGTATCAACATATACAAGAAAAACTTTCCGAAATGATCATTGGTCTTGAAACAATGAAAGCACTATTAGAGAAGTCAGAAAATGATGCAAAAATAGATCAGTGGGATTTAATGCGTCCATGTATGATTCCATTGCAGATTGCCAGTAACATTTTTCCAAGAATTTATCCCCGTTTCAGTGAAATTATACAATTAATCGGAGCTAGCGGAATGATTTCATTGCCAACCGAAAGAGCCTTTGAGTCTGAAAACAGGGCAGAACTAGACCAATATCTTCAGGCGTATAGTATGAATGCTAAGGACCGGGTAAAAATATTCCGTTTGGCATGGGATCTTACGATGAGTTCATTTGGTACAAGACAAACGCAATATGAAAGATACTTTTTTGGTGATCCTATTCGCTTATCCAGTAATTTGTACAAAAACTATCTAAAAGAAAACCATGTCGGAAAAATAAGTCAATTTTTAAATCTAAAAAATAAAGAGTAA
- a CDS encoding F0F1 ATP synthase subunit epsilon translates to MKTIKVSVVTPDGPVYESDVEMVIAKAQSGELGILPGHISMVAPLQIGAVRLKKEGKTELVAVSGGLLEVRPDQVTILAQAAELATEIDVDRALRAKERAEQRLHTQKQDHVDFRRAELALQRAINRLSVTERKL, encoded by the coding sequence ATGAAGACGATTAAAGTCAGTGTTGTTACTCCCGATGGCCCGGTGTATGAATCAGATGTGGAAATGGTTATTGCTAAGGCTCAAAGCGGTGAGCTGGGAATTTTACCTGGCCACATTTCGATGGTTGCACCGTTGCAAATTGGTGCTGTCCGCCTGAAGAAGGAAGGCAAAACGGAATTGGTTGCAGTAAGCGGCGGCTTGTTAGAAGTACGCCCCGATCAAGTAACGATTTTAGCCCAGGCAGCAGAACTGGCAACCGAAATAGATGTTGACCGCGCACTTCGTGCAAAGGAACGCGCTGAACAGCGCCTGCATACTCAAAAGCAGGATCACGTTGATTTCAGACGCGCTGAACTTGCATTGCAGCGTGCCATCAACCGCCTTTCCGTTACGGAAAGAAAATTATAA
- a CDS encoding F0F1 ATP synthase subunit B: MLTNSFVLGTAAEGVHFNGGDIIFQLLVFIVLLALLKKFAWRPLMGIMKQREELIASEITAAENSRLEASKLLEEQRNLLKEARTDAQNLMENAKKQGEVQREEIIATARTEADRLKEAAKLEIEQQKEKAVSAIREQVASLSVLIASKVIEKELNAADQDKLINEYIQEAGEER; the protein is encoded by the coding sequence GTGTTAACAAACAGTTTCGTATTGGGCACTGCTGCAGAGGGTGTACATTTTAATGGCGGGGATATCATATTCCAGCTGCTTGTGTTCATCGTTTTGCTGGCATTGCTAAAAAAATTCGCGTGGCGCCCGTTAATGGGTATCATGAAACAGCGTGAAGAGCTTATCGCAAGTGAAATCACAGCGGCAGAAAACAGCCGCTTAGAAGCTTCAAAGCTATTAGAAGAGCAAAGAAACCTATTAAAAGAAGCACGCACTGACGCGCAAAACCTGATGGAAAACGCGAAAAAGCAAGGCGAAGTACAGCGTGAAGAAATCATTGCGACAGCGCGCACTGAAGCTGATCGACTTAAAGAAGCTGCAAAGCTTGAAATCGAACAGCAGAAGGAAAAAGCAGTTTCCGCTATTCGCGAACAAGTTGCTTCCTTGTCAGTATTGATTGCATCTAAAGTGATTGAAAAAGAACTTAATGCAGCTGACCAGGATAAGCTTATCAACGAATATATTCAAGAGGCAGGAGAAGAGCGATGA
- a CDS encoding class D sortase yields MKTKTAIFLMIVGIAVVLYPFLDRTYNFYQEKKLISEWEKTGYAANPEKEAAENYKELNQVFAAPTDTAASGKETTNPDSTIQKTSSKTLVGNSTDNKPERDGLLGIIEIKKIGVKLPILEGASLKNMKIAAGHITGTAFPGEAGNAAIAAHRSWTYGKMFNRLNEVKNGDEIVIQDKGHLYKYRVFNRMVVKPSNTSVLVGKPSERRLTLITCTPLKTATHRLIIQAELEKS; encoded by the coding sequence ATGAAAACGAAAACGGCCATTTTTCTAATGATAGTAGGTATTGCCGTTGTTCTGTATCCTTTTCTGGACAGGACGTATAATTTCTACCAGGAGAAAAAACTCATATCCGAGTGGGAAAAGACCGGCTACGCTGCAAATCCAGAAAAAGAGGCAGCGGAAAACTACAAAGAGCTGAACCAGGTTTTTGCAGCACCGACAGATACGGCAGCTTCAGGCAAGGAGACAACTAATCCTGACAGCACTATTCAAAAAACTAGCAGCAAAACTCTCGTGGGAAATAGCACGGATAATAAGCCGGAACGTGATGGGTTGCTGGGGATTATTGAAATAAAGAAAATCGGCGTGAAGCTGCCCATTTTAGAAGGTGCTAGTCTAAAGAATATGAAAATAGCGGCTGGCCATATAACAGGAACGGCATTCCCGGGCGAGGCAGGGAATGCGGCAATTGCGGCCCACCGCAGCTGGACATATGGAAAAATGTTTAACCGTCTTAATGAGGTTAAAAATGGTGATGAGATTGTCATTCAAGATAAGGGGCATCTATATAAATACCGTGTTTTTAACAGAATGGTTGTTAAACCAAGTAATACATCTGTGCTCGTCGGGAAGCCTTCTGAACGAAGGTTAACCTTGATTACGTGTACACCACTAAAAACGGCCACTCACAGGCTGATCATTCAGGCAGAGCTGGAGAAATCATAA
- a CDS encoding F0F1 ATP synthase subunit delta yields MSNSMVAKRYALALFQIVKEQQLLESVEQELRVVKEVLNSSPDLKAVLKSPKLSNENKKEVLKNAFASVSTYVLNTLMILIDRHREDQIEEVADVFIELANDARGIADAKVYSVRPLTDEERAALSQAFAAKVGKQWLRIENIVDTNLLGGIKLRIGNSIFDGSLRGKLDRLERKLLS; encoded by the coding sequence ATGAGCAACTCCATGGTAGCAAAGCGCTATGCGTTGGCTCTTTTCCAAATCGTAAAGGAACAACAGCTTCTTGAAAGTGTGGAACAAGAACTTCGTGTAGTTAAAGAAGTTTTAAACAGCAGCCCCGACTTAAAAGCAGTTTTAAAATCTCCTAAGCTTTCGAATGAAAACAAAAAAGAGGTTTTAAAAAATGCATTTGCATCAGTTAGCACTTATGTCCTGAACACGCTGATGATTTTGATCGACCGCCATCGTGAAGATCAAATCGAAGAAGTGGCAGATGTATTTATAGAGCTTGCCAACGATGCAAGAGGAATAGCGGATGCCAAGGTATACAGCGTGCGTCCATTAACGGATGAAGAACGCGCTGCTTTATCACAAGCGTTTGCTGCAAAAGTAGGTAAACAGTGGCTTCGTATTGAAAACATCGTTGATACAAACCTTTTGGGGGGCATCAAGCTCCGCATTGGAAACAGCATTTTTGACGGCAGCCTGCGAGGCAAGCTAGACCGTCTTGAACGTAAATTGTTAAGCTAA
- a CDS encoding ATP synthase subunit I yields MPEFRKMYKRQQRLVFFLLSAYVLGWGFTSYKPIFAGLILGTCFSFLNLWLLVRKTESFEKAVSQGKKVRSLGSLSRMATAGIAVIIALRYPEEFGIGGLVLGLMTSYIVIMIDYFYQSLHVHK; encoded by the coding sequence ATGCCAGAATTCAGAAAAATGTACAAACGACAGCAGCGATTGGTATTTTTTTTGTTGTCTGCTTATGTTCTTGGCTGGGGCTTTACTTCTTATAAACCAATTTTTGCTGGTTTAATCCTCGGAACCTGCTTCAGTTTTCTTAATCTCTGGTTATTAGTAAGAAAAACGGAAAGCTTTGAAAAAGCGGTTTCACAAGGGAAGAAGGTTCGGTCACTCGGTTCTTTGTCAAGGATGGCTACGGCTGGAATCGCCGTCATTATTGCATTGCGATACCCGGAGGAATTCGGTATCGGAGGTTTAGTTTTGGGACTAATGACATCATATATTGTCATTATGATAGATTATTTTTACCAATCTTTACATGTACATAAATAA
- the atpE gene encoding F0F1 ATP synthase subunit C, with protein sequence MNLIAAAIAIGLAAVGAGIGNGLIVGRTVEGIARQPEARGLLQTTMFIGVALVEALPIIGVVIAFMVLNR encoded by the coding sequence ATGAATCTTATAGCAGCAGCAATCGCAATTGGTTTAGCAGCAGTAGGCGCAGGTATCGGTAACGGTCTTATCGTTGGACGTACAGTAGAAGGTATCGCTCGCCAGCCGGAAGCTCGTGGTTTACTACAAACTACAATGTTCATCGGGGTAGCGTTAGTTGAAGCATTACCGATTATCGGCGTAGTTATCGCGTTCATGGTATTAAACCGATAA
- a CDS encoding AtpZ/AtpI family protein has product MRQNNRHPFKAMALMSAIVSQLVGSILIGIFLGRWLDRHWDTEPIFLIIGLLLGLAAGTYSMLRSIRHFYSGE; this is encoded by the coding sequence ATGCGTCAAAATAACCGCCACCCATTTAAAGCGATGGCTCTAATGTCAGCCATTGTCTCCCAATTAGTCGGCTCCATTCTCATAGGAATTTTCTTAGGCAGATGGCTGGATCGGCATTGGGATACCGAGCCAATTTTCTTAATAATAGGATTGTTGCTGGGGTTAGCGGCAGGCACATATTCCATGCTCCGATCAATCCGCCATTTCTACTCAGGAGAATAA